The uncultured Carboxylicivirga sp. genomic interval ATGCAGATGCTACGATTATAAATGAAACTGAATTTGAAGTGGGGCGATTTGCGCCTCACACCATTCCGTTGGAAGACTACTCAGAGGTATTCGAAGCCGAAATGGGAATGACTGTCGACCAGGTAATAAGTGGCCTTAAAAACGGAACTGTTCTATTTTATAATATTAATTTAAGTAAAAACATCTGGAATAAAGCTCCTAAAACAAAAGGTTCTACAGGATGGTATTATAATACTTCTGGTGTTATTTCATCTGAAGGAGACGAGAATTTAACTGCTACCGTTGAAATTGACGAAAACAGTAAATCAATAGTTGTAGATGTTTTAGACGAAGCGATTGCTGGAACAAACTATGCTATTAATGTTGGATTTGCTGTAGATGGACCCGATTACGATAAATATGTTCGTTTTGTGTTTAATCTTTCAATAACAGATCCTTCTCTAATCATCACAAATTTAAATATCCCAACAGGCGATTATGCTGCAGCAAGTATTGATTTAACACAATATGCTGATGTTATTGAATACAATATCGGAATGCCATTGGATGAGTTTGTAAAAAGTTTCGATCACAATGAAGAAGGACCAATTCATATGTATATGGTTGATGTTACTGATCCTGCAAACCCTGTATGGGATTTAGAAAGTGGATATACTGCAAACGCACCTGGATATTGGTTAGATGCTTCAATGAAAGTATGTAGCTGGGGCGATACTGGTTTTTCTCTATTTACAGAAACAGACCTTGGCGGCAAACTTCTCAACATTGGTAGAGCACCAGGAATTTCAGCAGGAACAAAATATAAACTTTGTATTGGTTTTAAAAATACAACTGATGATACTAAATTCTTTAGATTTATTATAACAGCAACCCTCGAATAGAATTAAATGAATGTCATAAAACTTAATAAGCAAAAGCCGGTATATACCGGCTTTTGTATCTTACCTGCTATCGTGTTATTATTACTTATAATTTCATGTGGAAAGAACAATACCGTTATAGCTCAAAATCCTGATCCTATACAGGATACAACAAAAGTAGAGTCTGATGTTGTTATTTTAAAAGAGGATGATGTTGAGAATTACAACAAATACTACAAGCCAGCCGAGATGGCAGATATGGATATACTTCGAAGCGATAGTAAATGGTCGTTTGTGCGAAGTAAGCAATCTGAACACTTTTTCGTTTTTTGGGAAGCCGGTTTTGGTGATAATCCCAACTCA includes:
- a CDS encoding DUF4859 domain-containing protein is translated as MKKINIYFLATCFLIGLYSCEDYDDYSSKRVYAENENPYLRIDADATIINETEFEVGRFAPHTIPLEDYSEVFEAEMGMTVDQVISGLKNGTVLFYNINLSKNIWNKAPKTKGSTGWYYNTSGVISSEGDENLTATVEIDENSKSIVVDVLDEAIAGTNYAINVGFAVDGPDYDKYVRFVFNLSITDPSLIITNLNIPTGDYAAASIDLTQYADVIEYNIGMPLDEFVKSFDHNEEGPIHMYMVDVTDPANPVWDLESGYTANAPGYWLDASMKVCSWGDTGFSLFTETDLGGKLLNIGRAPGISAGTKYKLCIGFKNTTDDTKFFRFIITATLE